A part of Papilio machaon chromosome 11, ilPapMach1.1, whole genome shotgun sequence genomic DNA contains:
- the LOC106708704 gene encoding ubiquitin-like protein FUBI, with protein sequence MQLHIRGQSTHVLDVHGQETIAQIKERIRDLAAVGDEDLTLSLCGAPLDDATLVSDLSSAELDLTIPLLGGKVHGSLARAGKVKGQTPKVEKQQKKKKKTGRAKRRIQYNRRFVNVVQTFGRRRGPNSNS encoded by the exons ATGCAGTTACACATCAGAGGACAATCTACGCACGTCTTGGACGTTCATGGACAGGAAACAATTGCACAAATCAAG gAGCGAATCCGCGACCTTGCTGCAGTTGGGGATGAAGATTTAACTCTATCCCTATGCGGTGCTCCACTTGATGATGCTACCCTCGTGTCAGACCTATCATCAGCGGAGTTGGACCTTACGATCCCACTGCTCGGTGGTAAAGTGCACGGATCCTTAGCTCGTGCTG GTAAGGTAAAGGGCCAGACACCCAAAGTGGAGAAACaacagaagaaaaagaagaagactGGCCGTGCCAAGCGTAGGATCCAATACAACAGACG attcgTAAATGTTGTACAAACCTTCGGCCGTCGTCGTGGACCCAACTCCAACTCTTAG